The segment CCGCCGCCGCACACCGTCGGTCGTGGCGACGACGCCGGCGTTGTGCTGCCGCACCTCGGCCAGCTGGGCGTCGGCCCACTGCTGGTACTCCCGCTGTTAGGCGGCGAGTTGCTGCTGCCGTCCGGCCTCGGCGGCCTGGGCCGCCTGCCAGTCCCGTTCGAAGCGCGCACGCGCCTCGGCCTGCGCCTGGGTGCGGCGGCTCGCCGTCCAGCCGCTCTGTGCCTGGTACTGGTTCTGGTCCGGCATGGGCACGGGCTGCGCCAGCGGACCCGGAGCGAAGGGCTGCACCTGCTCGGGCCGTACCAGTGAGGCGGCCCGGAAGGCGGGAGCCCGGCAGCCCGAGGCCAGCAGACCCTGCAACGCGGCGACCTGCGCGTCCAGTTCCTCGGTGCGCCGCAGGGCTTCCGCCTGCCGGTACTCCCGGTGGCTCTGGACGGCCCGCCGCTGGTAGGCCCGGGCCTGCTGTTCCTGCTGTCTCCTCCGTCTGGCCTCGGCGTCCTGCTGGCGCTGCTGCTGCCGTTGCATCTCGGCCCAGACCCCGACGAATCCGGTGGAACGACGACTCATGTGCTGCATGCCCTCCCCAGGACGCCGGCAGCCGAAGAACACCTTGGTTGTCCCCGCAACCAGGTGTGACGGGACGACTCTATCCAGCGATCGCCGTCCCGCACATCCACCCGGCAAGGGCAGTCGCCGGAAGCATCCACGCAGGTCAAGTGACCGATGGGTAACTCCGGTGGGCGGTGTCAGCCGACGAACTCCGTGAGGTCGATGGCGTGCACGCGCAGCGGAAAGCCGTACTCCGGGTGCGTGGTCTCGCGCTCCGGGGTCATGCCGAGCTTGCGGCTGACGTTCTCCGAGGCGTCGTCCTGCGGCCGGACGATGCTGATCACCCGCTCGATGCCGCGGTCCTGGAGCGCGAACTCCAGTGTCGCGTGCGCGGCTTCGGAGGCGTACCCCTGGCCCCAGAACTGCGTTCCCAGCCGCCAGGCGATCGCCACCGACGGCATCACCTCGGGGAGGAACTCAGGCATCGTCAGGCCCGTGAAGCCGGCCAGTTCGCCCGAGGCCAGCAGCTCGACGGCGAAGAGGCCGAAGCCCTCCTCGTCCCACTCCTCCTCCCACCGCTCGACGGCCTCCGCGGTCTCCTCCAGGTCGAGGACCGAACCGTCGCCGACCCAGTGCATGACCCGCGGGTCCGCGTTGATGTCGGCCAGCGGCACGAGGTCGTCGTCGTGCCAGCGGCGGAGGAGGAGACGGGGGGTACGGATCTCGGTCATGGTGCTCATCCTGCCTGCGGCGGGACCCTCACGGGTAATCGGCCGCCGGCGTCGGCCGCCGGCCGCCGGCTTCCGGGTTCAGGCCCCAGGCCCCCGGCCTCCGGTCTCCGGGTTCCGTCTCGGCATCCCGGACTCCTGGCTCCCGGGCCCGGCTCCCCGCTCCCGGGCCCGGCTCCCGCTCCCGGACGAGGTTCCCTCAGCTGTCGGTGCCCGTACCCGTGCCCGTGCCGGGGTCCTTGGGCGGGCGGCGGGAGATCTGTTCGCGTGCCGTGTGCCAGCGTGACCTGGTCTGCTCCATCACGCTGTCCCACTGCCGGCGGACCTCGTGGTCGGACGGGCGGTGGCCCTGGCGGATCCTGGTGAGCTCGTCCCGTACCTCGCGCCCCAGCGCCGACGAGCCGACCATGACCAGCATGGCGGCGAAGAGCGCGGAGATCATCGCGAAGACGGCGCCGACCACTCCGTACCGCGTGGCGTAGGAATTGAACAGCCGCGGCAGGTAGACGGCCGCGCCCACCGCGTAGACGACCGACAGGACGGCGGCGGTGATGCCGAAGGGCAGGAGGTCGGACCAGGCGACCCGCTTCGCCGACAGCACCCGGCCGCTCCACACCAGGAACGCGGCGGTCACCGGCACCTCGCACACCTTGGCGACCAGCCCCAGCTCGCCCCCGTCGAGGAACGCGGTGAGCGCGGCGGTGCACAGGGCGTAGCCGGTGAGGCCGAGGATCCACATCAGGCCGTTGCGCGTATTGCGCACACTCAGCGGGGCCAGTTCCCAGGTCTGCTCGATGAGCCGCTGCGCGGCCCGGGCGAAACTGAGCACCGAGATCATCAGGAACACGGCCCCGAAGACGCCCACGCTCGCGCCGGTGCCCTCGGTGGGGGAGAACAGGGAGCCGACCGCCGTCGCGCCGGCGCCGGTGAGGTGGTACCGGTCGATGATCCGGTCGGCGACGTCGTAGTCCACGAAACTGCCGGAGACGACGCCGATGAGGACGGACAGGGGGACCAGCGCCGTCAATGCGCTGGAGGCCAGCGCCATCGATCGGTCGAACCCCACGATCTTCTGGAACCGGTTGACGACGCGCAGCGCGAAGGCGGGACGCAGCCAGAACGTCAGCGTTCTGACGAGGCGCTCACGATTGATCGACGCCGTCCTGTCCTCCACGAAGATCGTGACCGATGGGGCGACGCGAGCGTAACGGGACGGCCGCGAGCCGCGTCGGTACGACACGGGAGGGGGTGGGCGGGGCGGCCCGCCGGTACGCCGACCGGCCGAAAGGCGCGGCCTCAGGCCGCGGTGACGACCTCGCCGCGGATCGCGCGCGCCCACTCCACGACCAGCAGCTCGTACTCCGCCCGCTCCTGAGCGGAGAGCGAACCGCCCGCGCGCAGCCAAAGGGCCCGGATCCGCTCGTTTAACTCGGCAGCGGACCGCACGGAACCAGAGAGCTCAGGGTTGGGGGACATGAGCCAAGCGTAGGCGCAAGCTCTGACACTGCGCCACCGGACGGCTACGCGTGCGGATATGGGGTTGGTCACGGTTGATCGATCAACTGCGCTTTCCCCGTGGGGCGTTCGCCGGGCGTGGGTCGGTCCATTGCCGGGGGCCCGGCGGGGGAGCGGCCGTCAGCCCGCCGACTCCGCCGCGTGCGGGCTCAGGGAGCCGGTCGCCACCAGGGCGATGATCACGATGCCGAGCATGACCCGGTAGTAGACGAACGGCATGAAGGACTTGGTGCTGATGAACTTCATGAACCACGCGATGACCGCGTATCCCGAGGCGAAGGCGATCACGGTCGCGAACATCGTCGGCCCCCACGCCACGTGGCCGCCCTCCACCGCGTCCTTCAACTCGAAGACACCGGAGGCCAGTACGGCCGGGATCGCGAGCAGGAAGGAGTAACGGGCCGCGGCCTCCCGCTTGTAGCCCATGAACAGGCCGCCGCTGATGGTGGCGCCGGAGCGCGAGACGCCGGGGATGAGCGCGCAGGCCTGGCACAGGCCGAAGATCAGGCCGTCCTTGACGCCCAGGTTCTCCAGGGTCTTGCGCTGCTTCGGCGCGCGGTGCTTGCCGCCCGACTCGTCACGGGCCGCCAGCCGGTCGGCGATGCCGATCACGATGCCGACGACGACGAGCATCGTGGCCGTCACCCGAAGGTCGCGGAAAGGGCCCTCGATCTGGTTTTTGAGCGTCACGCCCAGCAGGCCGATCGGGATCGATCCGACGATCACCAGCCAGCCCATCTGGGCGTCGTGGTCCTTGCGCAGCGTCTTGTCGAACAGCGACCGGCTCCACGCCGAGATGATCCGCCCGATGTCCTTGCGGAAGTAGATCAGCACCGCTGCCTCCGTGCCGATCTGGGTGATCGCGGTGAAGGCGGCGCCGGGGTCCTTCCAGCCGGAGAACGCGGCGGTCAGTCGCAGATGCGCGCTGGAGGAGACGGGGAGGAACTCGGTCAGCCCCTGGACGAGTCCGAGGATGAGGGATTCAAACCAAGACATGAGGTTACGGAGTCCAAGTGCCGATCGGAAAGGGGCGACGGCGACGGCAGGCCCGTCGCGCGCGGTGATCCGGTGATCAAGTGTGTTCCGGGGGAAGCGTAGCGGGCCCGGGTGACAGCCCCGCCACAGGGGCTTCGCAGCCGCCCCTCGGCCCTCCCTGCCGACGCCCCCGCAGCCGAGGTCCTCGATGCCGAGGGCCCCGTCGCAGCCTCTGCCGACGTCGTCGATGCCGGCGTTGCCGACGCAGCCCCCGCCGGCGCTGCCCCCGCCGGCGCTGCCCCCGCCGGCGCTGCCGACGCCGGCGTTGCCGACGCCGGGGATGCCGCCGCCAAGGCCGATGTCCCCGACGCCGAAGACCTCACGCCGAGGTCCCGCCGTCCCCGCGCCCGGGCCCGGGGGGCGTCCACGGTGCCGCCGGCCCCGAGGCGGGTCAGCGTGCTGCGCCGCCGAGACGGTGTGGGCACGAGGCCCGCCCGCACGTGCCGAGCGCCGTGCGGTCCTGCCCGCCCGCACGTGCCGGGTGCTGCGGGGTCGTCCTGCCTGGCTGTGCACGCAGTGCACTGTGGGTTCCCCCACTGGCTGTGCAGCACGTGCGTGGTGGGGTCCGCCTCCAGCGGTGCGCGCCGGGCGCCGTGTGGTCCGGCCTGACTGTCCGCGCCAGGTGCTGTGAGGTCTCGCCCGGCGTTACTTGCCGGGTACTCAGGGTTCCGTCCCCAGCGGTACGACACGAGCGTGGCGGATTCCGCCCCTAGCGGTGCGCGCCGGGCGCCGTGTGGTCCGGCCTGACTGTCCGCGCCGAACGCTGTGCGGTCCCGCCTGGCTGTGCCGCGCAGGGCACTGTGGGTTCCGCCTCCAGCGGTGCGCGCCGAGCGTGATGGCGTCCCCCCCCCGGCTGTACGTCGAGGACGTGGCTGGGGCCGCCCTTGGCGGTACGTGCCGGGCATCGTGGGGATCCGCTCGCAGCCGTGCACACTGCTGCGGGGCCCTGCTGTGCACGGCAGCCCGAGGTTGCCCCGCCCTGCGCCGCGCCGCCAGGTTGCCCCGCGTACGTCGGCCCGCGAGGGTGCCCCGTCGTGCGTTGCGCTGCGGGGGTGACCCCTTGCTCGCCGCGCTGCGAGGTTTCTCCCGTCGTGCGCCGCGCCGCCAGGCTGCCCCGCAGGGCGTCGCGCGGCCGGGTCGCCCCGTCGCTTGCCGCGCTACGAGGTTGCCCCGTCGTGCGCCTCTCTTGCGGGGCGCACCCCGTACAGGCCGCGTGCGCCCCCTCCACCCGCGCCGGGCCGCGGGCGCTCCCGCAGCCCGAGAGCCGCGCGGGGTGCCCCTGAAGCGGGAGCGCCGCGCGGGGCGCCCGGCGCGGACCCGCGCAGCGTGCCGTGCCGCGTGCGGTGGGCGGGGGCGCTCGCCGTGGCCGCCGGGTGATCCGCCGCGTCCGCGGTGCGTGCGTCCGCCGTGGACGCGGAGGTGTTCCCATGGTTGACCGGCCGCCCGGCCGCCGCATACTTTGCTGCTGATGGGAAAGCGCTTGCTGCCTGTGCGGGCTGCATGCTTCCCCTCGGTTGCTGGCCCGCCCGGTCGTTCGGCCGTACGTCGGAGGAGTGCTGATCACGCCCATGCCCCCATCCACTCCGCCGCCCGGCGCGCTCGACGGCCGCCGTATCCGGGCCGCCATCGTCGGCCTCGGCGCCATCGGGCGAGGCTCCCATCTGACGGCCCTGCGGCAGCTCACCGCCGAGGGCGAGACCGAGGTCGTGGCGGCCGTTGACATCGATGCCACCGCCGTGGAGGCCTTCTGCGCGGAGAGCGGGGTTCCGCACGGGTACACCGATCTGGAGCGCATGCTCGCGGAGCAGCGTCCCGACCTGGTGACCATCTGCACGCCGCCGACCCTGCACCGTGAGCAGAGCGTGACCGCGCTCCGGGCCGGCGCCTGGGTGTGGTGCGAGAAGCCGCCGATGCCGACCCTCGCCGACTACGACGCCGTCGAGGCGGAGGAGGGCGAGGCGGCCGGACCGTACGCCTCGATCGTCTTCCAGCACCGTTTCGGCTCCGGGACGCGGCACGTGAGGGCACTGCTCGCCGGGCAGGCCCTCGGGCGGCCGCTGGTCGCGCACTGCCAGACCACCTGGTACCGCGACATCGCCTACTACGCGGTGCCCTGGCGCGGTCGCTGGGAGACCGAGGGCGGCGGTCCGGCGATGGGGCACGGCATCCACCAGATGGACCTGCTGCTCGATCTGCTCGGCCCGTGGAGCGAGGTGCGCGCGATGGCCGGGCGGCTCGTGCACGACGTCGAGACCGAGGACGTGTCCACGGCCCTGGTCCGCTTCGAGAGCGGGGCGATGGCGACGGTCGTCAACAGCGTCCTGAGCCCCGACGAGGTCAGCCGCATCCGGATCGACTGCGAGCGCGCCACCGTCGAGCTCACCCACCTCTACGGCCACGCCAACGCCGACTGGCGGATCACCCCGGCCCCGGATGTGCCGGACGACACCGTGGCGGCCTGGCGGGACTTCGGGGCGGACGTCCCGAGTTCCCACCTGGCGCAGCTGCGGGAACTGGTCGCGAGCATGCGCGCCGGGCAGCGGCCGCGCAGCAGCGGCGCGGACGGGCGCACGAGCCTGGAGCTGATCGCCGCCCTGTACAAGTCGGCGTTCACCGACGCGACGGTACGGCGGGGCGAGATCGGACCCGGGGACCCGTACTACACGGCCATGCACGGGGGCGCCGCCGGCTGGGCCCCGGCCGCCACCGCCTCGGACACGGTCGCGGACACCTCCACGGGTGCGGGCACGGGCACCGCCACGGGCGTGGTCCCCGGCGCGGGCGCGACCGAGGCGGGGGTACCCGCGTGAGCGGCGACCTGCGCATCGTCCACGCGCAGGGCGACCGGGTCACGGTGACCGACCCGGGCACCGGTGTCGAACTGCTCGCCTACGTCTACCGGCCGGAGGCCGCCTGGGAGGCCCCGAGGCCGTACATCCACCCGCTTCGGACCCTCGCCGGCGACGTCGTCACGGACTACCGGCCCAACGACCACCGCTGGCACAAGGGGCTGTCGCTGACCTCCTCGCACCTCTCCGGCGCGAACCTGTGGGGCGGCAACTCGTACGTGCACGGCGAGGGGTATCTCGAACTCCCCGAGCGGGTGGGCTCGATGGCGCACGCCGGCTTCGACGAGCTCTCGGCCGAGGGTGGCCGGGTCGTCATCGCCGAGCGGCTGACCTGGCATCCGCACAGCGGTGAGCTGTGGGCGGAGGAGGCCCGCCGGATCGAGGTGCACGACGTGGACCCGGACTCGGGTTCCTGGGCGCTGACCTGGTCGAGCGCCGTCACCAACCGCCGTGACGATCCCCTGCGGTTCGGCAGTCCGACCACCGCCGGGCGCGAACTGGCCGGATACACCGGGCTGTTCTGGCGGGGCCCGCGCGCCTTCCGGGACGGCCGCATCATCGGCCCGCAGGGCGAGGGGCCCGGGCTGATGGCCTCGCAGAGCCCCTGGCTCGCCCTCTCCGGCGAGCACGACGGCACCGACGGTCACGCCACCGTCGTCTTCGCGCACGCCCCCGAGAACGACCACCGCGGCGCCCGCGGGACGCACCCCGCCCACTGGTTCGTCCGCAACGAGCCCTTCGCGGGCATCGCCCCGTCCTGGGCGTTCTTCGACGAGCTGGAGCTCGCCCCCGGCGACACCCTCGACCGCCGCTACCGTGTCGTGGTGGCCGACGGGGCCTGGGAGCGGGAGGAGATCGCCGGGTACCTGGAGGCGCACCCTTGGTGAGCGGCTTCGGGGGGCTGCCCGGCGGCGTCGCCGTCTCGCGGCTGCGGGTGTACGACTGGCCGGGCGCCGACGGCCTGCGCGGCGGAACTCCCCATCTGCATCTGACGTGTTCGGAGGGGTACGTCGTCACGGGCGGGCGCGGCGCGGTGCAGACCCTGACCTCGGCCGGCTACCAGGTCGCCCCGCTCGGACCCGGTACGGTCGCCTGGTTCACGCCGGGCACCGTCCACCGGCTGGTCAACGACGACGACCTGCGCATCACCGTCCTGATGCAGAACAGCGGTCTGCCGGAGGCCGGTGACGCGGTCCTCACCCTGCCGCCGGAGTACCTCACCGACTCCGCGACGTACGCGGCCGCCACCGTGATCCCGGCCGGCGCTCCGCGGGAGGAACAGGCCCGCTTCGTCCGTGCCCGGCGGGACCTCGCGCTGGAGGGCTACCGGGCGCTGCGCGAGGCATCGGACGGCCCGGCGGCCCTGGCCGCCTTCCACCGGGCCGCCGCCGCGCTGGTGGAGCCCCGGCTCGCCGAGTGGCGCGAGCGCTGGCTCGGGGGCGCCCTGGCGGCGGCGCGGGCCACGGGGGAGCAGCTCGGCCGGCTCTCGGCCGGCGACGCGTCCCATCTCGCCGAGGCCGCCGTACGCGCCGAGGAACCGGCTGCGCGGGAGAAGTTCGGGATGTGCGGATGGCTGGACACCTACGCGGTGCAGTGACCTCCGTGTTCCGTGACCGGGTGGGGCCCGCGCCGAGGCTCAGGCCGCCGAAGGGCCCGTGACCGTCCATCCCGGGGCCTGCGGGTGGGGGACCAGGTCCTCGTGGCGCACCTCGTGGCCGCAGGCCGAGCAGTTCACCACCGGGACGAGGGTCTGGCCGCAGTTGTGCTCGAGCACCATGGGGCGGTCCTCCTTGTTGAGGTGGCGGTCGCCCCACGCCATCAGCGTCATCAGGACCGGCTCCAGTTCGAGCCCCGCCGGTGTGGGCCGGTACTCGAACCGCTGCGGGCGCTCGCTGTAGGCCCGCTTGGCCAGGATCCCGGCGTCGACCAGCCGGCGCAGCCGGGTGGCCAGGATGTCGCGTGGGGCGCCGATGTTGCGCACCAGCTGGTCGAAGCGGCCGTTCCCCAGGCAGACCTCCCGAAGGACGAGCAGCGAGTACTTCTCTCCCACCAGGGCGAGCGCGTCGGCGATCGAGCAGGGGCGCGGGTTCTTGGAGGCGGCCATGACGACGAGTCTAGGGGAGGGTTGGAAAACCGAACCCACAGGGTTGGATTTCCCAACTTGCAAGACTAGGGTGAGTCCAGATTTCCTACTCACCGGTAATCCCCGCTGCTCGTGCTCGTCATGGAGGCCCCGCACATGCGTGACGCAGTCATCGTCGAAGCCGTACGCACCCCGATCGGCAAGGGCAAGCCGAACGGCGCCCTCGCCCACGTCCACCCCGTCGAACTCCTCGCCCACACCCTGCGCACCCTCGTCGACCGCTCGGGCGTCGACCCCGCGCTGATCGACGACGTCATCGGGGGCACCGTCGACCAGGTCGGCGAGCAGGCCATGAACACCACCCGCTACGCGCTGCTCTCGGCAGGGTTCCCGGAGACGGTCCCCGCGACCACGGTCGACCGGCAGTGCGGCTCCTCCCAGCAGGCCGTGCACTTCGCGGCGCAGGGCGTCATCTCCGGCGCGTACGACCTCGTCGTCGCGTGCGGGGTCGAGTCGATGAGCCGGGTGCCGATGTGGTCCAACGTGCCCGAGGGCAAGGACCCCTTCGGCCCCGGAGTCGCCGCGCGCTACCCGGAGGGGCTCGTCCCGCAGGGCATCAGCTCCGAACTCATCGCCGCCAAGTGGTCGATCACGCGGGAGCAGATGGACGCCTACGCCGTCTCCTCGCACCACAAGGCCGCGGCGGCGTGGGAACGCGGGCTCTTCGACGCCGAGGTCGCGCCGCTGGACGGCGTCTCGCGCGACGAGTGCGTACGGCCCGGGAGCACCCCGGAGATCCTCGCCGGCCTGCGGTCCGCCTACTACGACCCGGCCTTCGCCGAGCGCTTCCCGCAGATCGAGTGGAACGTCACCGCGGGCAACGCGAGCCCCGTGAACGACGGCGCGTCGGCCGTGCTGATCACCTCGGGCGAGACCGCCGACCGGCTCGGGCTGCGCCCGCTCGCCCGGCTGCACAGCTTCGCCGTCACCGGCTCGGACCCGCTGCTCATGCTGACCGGCGTGATCCCGGCTACCGAGAAGGTGCTGCGCCGGGCGGGACTGCGGCTCGACGACATCGACCTCTTCGAGGTCAACGAGGCGTTCTCCAGCGTCGTCCTCGCCTGGCGGCAGGAGACCGGCGCCGACCTGGCCAAGGTCAACGTGCACGGCGGCGCCATCGCGCTCGGCCACCCGCTCGGCGCGAGCGGTACCCGGCTGACCACGACGCTCGTCCACGCCATGCGGGAACGCGGCGCCCGCTACGCCTTGCAGACGATGTGCGAGGCGGGCGGACTGGCCAACGCGATGGTCCTGGAATCCGTATGACGGCCCCACCGACCCGGGCCGCCCGCCGACGGGCCCGCGGGGGCCTGTGACGGTCCCGTGCGGGACGGCCTCGCGGGGCGGAGAGGTCGTAGGCGGCGTGGCCCCGTGACGGCGTGGTCGTGGGACGGGCCCAACCGCCGAAAGGCCGTCACGCGCCGAGGCCGTGAGCGGCGGGCTCGCGGGACGGCGAGGCCGCGTGCCGGTCCCGCAGGCGGTGGCCGCCGGAACCGTCGGGACGGCGGACCGTGGGACGGCCCGGCTGTGGGGCGGTCCCGTGGATGAGGGGCGTCGGTCGGTGGAGTCATGTGGGCGGCGGACCCCCGGACGGCGGGGCCGCAGGCCCGGGGGCGTCGTGCGGGGGCGTGAGCCTGGATCTGCGGTCGCTCGGGGTTACGGGCGGCGCAGGTGGTGGCGTTTGCGCCAGGCCACCGCCGCGCCGATCAGCGCCGGCAGCATGATGCAGGCCATCGCGATCAGGAAGGCCGGCGAGGTGGGGGAGGAGGCGCGGGCGCCCGCGACGACGTACGCGGCGGTGTTCGGGACGGACCCCACGGCCGTCGCGACCAGGAAGGACGGCCAGCCCATGCGGGAGACGGCGGCGCAGTAGTTCGCCGCCCAGAACGGTATCCCCGGGAAGAGCCGCGCCGCCAGCATCGAGCGCATGCCGTGCCGGCTGAGCTGGCCGTCCGCCGCCTTCAGCAGCCGCCCGCGCAGCAGGGGGCGCAGCGCGTCCTGACCGAGCAACCGCCCCAGTCCGAAGCTGATCCCGGCCCCGAGCACGGTGCCCGCGAGGGCCGCCGCTATGCCCCACTGCGAGCCGAACAACGCCCCCGCGGCCAGGTTCAGCAGCGGCCGCGGCACGAACGCCACGGTGCACAGGCCGTACGCCACCGCGAAGACCGCGGCCGCCGAGACGCCGCCCAACTCCGGTGGCCAGCCGTCCGCGAGGAGCTTCTGCGGCTCGAAGAGCAGCACGCTCGACGCGGCCGCCGCCAGCAGCACGACCAGCAGCGCGAAACGCGACCAGGGCGACAGGAGCACTCTCGTGCAGCGCGCGGCGAGCCCGGTGGGTCCGGCGGCCGACGCCGTGACGGACGCGATGACGGGAACGGTGTGGGGCACGGGAGCCGGCGCGGGGACGACGAGCTCCATGGCGGTGGCCCGGGGAGAGGCCGTGGCGGTGCCCCCAGAGCGGGTGGTGGCATCGAGCATCCCGCGACACTAACCGACGCATGTGTGTGATCGCCGTATGGTTCGTCTCATGACCGTCACAGGTGCGGAGCCGGACGGCGCGCCGGACAGCGTTCTCGCCGATCTCGTGCTGGAGCGGCTGACGACCGCGTACGGCGGCGCGGCCGATCCCGGCCGGGCGGCGGCCATGCGGGCCTACATGAAGGACGTGGCCCCCTTCCTCGGCCTGCCCACCCCCGCCCGCCGGGCCCTGTCCCGCACCGTCCTGGCGGGCACCGCCCGTCCCGAGGAGCGCGACTGCACGGCGGTCGCGCTGCGCTGCTGGGCCCTCCCGCAGCGCGAGTACCACTACTTCGCCGTCGACTACCTGCGCCGGTACGCCCCTCGACTGTCGTCGGCGTTCCTGCCGGTGGCACGGCGGCTCGTGACCACGATCTCCTGGTGGGACACGGTCGATCCGCTGGCCGCGCACGTGGTCGGCGCCCTCGTCGCCGCGGACCCCGGTCTCGGCGCCGAGATGGACGCGTGGATCGCCGACGAGGACCTGTGGGTCGTCCGCACCGCGCTGCTCCACCAGCTGCCGCGCAAGGAGCGCACCGACGCCGGCCGTCTCTTCCGGTACTGCCTGCGGCAGTCGGGGCACCGGGACTTCTTCGTCCGCAAGGCCATCGGCTGGGCCCTGCGGGAGTACGCCAAGACCGACCCGGCGGCCGTCCTGGCCTTCGTCACCCGTGAACGCGACCGCTTCGCCCCGCTGACGGTGCGTGAGGCGCTCAAGAACGTCGGCGATCCGGCCGCCCGGCCGTCCGGGAGCGCCACGGCCGGGTGAGGCCGCCGTCCGGGTCCGGCGAAAACCATTCGACGCCGAACGACCCGTCGGCGATGATCGTGACCATGTTCCGGTACGCCTTCCTCCTCACCGCATCCGCCGTCGCGGATACGCCGAAGGCTGCCGTCCCGCTCCTCGTGGCCGCTGTCGACGGCGCCCGAAGCTGACCCTCTCCGGATCGTCCGGCGGACCCCGCAGGGGGAGGGTCGGCCAGGTTCCCGGGGTCCCCGCTTCCTACGGACACGCTTCGAGGTACAGCCATGCCCAAGACCGCTTACGTGCGGACCAAACCACACCTCAACATCGGCACCATGGGGCACGTGGACCACGGCAAGACCACCCTGACCGCCGCCATCACCAAGGTCCTCGCCGCCCGCGGCAGCGGCACGTTCGTGCCGTTCGACCGCATCGACCGGGCCCCGGAGGAGGCCGCGCGCGGCATCACCATCAACATCGCCCACGTCGAGTACGAGACCGACACCCGGCACTACGCGCACGTCGACATGCCGGGGCACGCCGACTACGTCAAGAACATGGTCACCGGCGCCGCGCAGCTCGACGGGGCGATCCTCGTCGTCTCCGCGCTCGACGGGATCATGCCGCAGACCGCCGAACACGTCCTGCTGGCCCGGCAGGTGGGTGTCGACCACATCGTGGTCGCCCTCAACAAGGCCGACGCCGTGGACGACGCCGAGCTCCTCGACCTGGTCGAGCTGGAGGTCCGCGACCTGCTCACCGAGCACGGCTACGGCGGTGACTCCACGCCCGTCGTCAGGGTGTCGGGCGTCGGGGCCCTGGCCGGCGACCCGCGCTGGACGGCGTCCGTCGACGCGCTGCTCGACGCGGTGGACACCTATGTGCCCATGCCCGAGCGGTACGTGGACGCGCCGTTCCTGCTGTCCGTGGAGAACGTGCTGACCATCACCGGCCGCGGGACGGTCGTGACCGGTGCCGTGGAACGCGGCAGGCTCCGCCTGGGGGACCGGGTGCAGGTGCTCGGCGCGGACGTCGAGACCGTCGTGACCGGCGTCGAGACCTTCGGCAAGCCGATGGAGGAGGCGCAGGCCGGGGACAACGTGGCGCTGCTGCTGCGCGGAGTGCCCCGCGACGCCGTCCGGCGCGGACACGTCGTCGTGGCGCCGGGCAGCGTGGTGCCCCGGCGGCGGTTCACGGCGCGGCTCCATGTCCTGTCCGGCCGGGAGGGCGGGCGTACGACGCCCCTGACGACCGGCTACCGGCCGCAGTTCCACATCCGTACGGCGGACGTCGTCGGGGACGTTGACCTGGGAGGGGCGGCGGTCGCCCGGCCCGGCGACACGGTCGACGTGACCGTCGAACTGGGCCGTGAGATCCCGCTCGAGCCCGGCCTCGGCTTCGCCGTCCGCGAGGGCGGACGGACCGTGGGCGCGGGCACGGTGACCGCCGTGCTGTGAGACCGGGCCGA is part of the Streptomyces asoensis genome and harbors:
- a CDS encoding GNAT family N-acetyltransferase gives rise to the protein MTEIRTPRLLLRRWHDDDLVPLADINADPRVMHWVGDGSVLDLEETAEAVERWEEEWDEEGFGLFAVELLASGELAGFTGLTMPEFLPEVMPSVAIAWRLGTQFWGQGYASEAAHATLEFALQDRGIERVISIVRPQDDASENVSRKLGMTPERETTHPEYGFPLRVHAIDLTEFVG
- a CDS encoding YhjD/YihY/BrkB family envelope integrity protein, which codes for MEDRTASINRERLVRTLTFWLRPAFALRVVNRFQKIVGFDRSMALASSALTALVPLSVLIGVVSGSFVDYDVADRIIDRYHLTGAGATAVGSLFSPTEGTGASVGVFGAVFLMISVLSFARAAQRLIEQTWELAPLSVRNTRNGLMWILGLTGYALCTAALTAFLDGGELGLVAKVCEVPVTAAFLVWSGRVLSAKRVAWSDLLPFGITAAVLSVVYAVGAAVYLPRLFNSYATRYGVVGAVFAMISALFAAMLVMVGSSALGREVRDELTRIRQGHRPSDHEVRRQWDSVMEQTRSRWHTAREQISRRPPKDPGTGTGTGTDS
- a CDS encoding undecaprenyl-diphosphate phosphatase, with the translated sequence MSWFESLILGLVQGLTEFLPVSSSAHLRLTAAFSGWKDPGAAFTAITQIGTEAAVLIYFRKDIGRIISAWSRSLFDKTLRKDHDAQMGWLVIVGSIPIGLLGVTLKNQIEGPFRDLRVTATMLVVVGIVIGIADRLAARDESGGKHRAPKQRKTLENLGVKDGLIFGLCQACALIPGVSRSGATISGGLFMGYKREAAARYSFLLAIPAVLASGVFELKDAVEGGHVAWGPTMFATVIAFASGYAVIAWFMKFISTKSFMPFVYYRVMLGIVIIALVATGSLSPHAAESAG
- a CDS encoding Gfo/Idh/MocA family protein — its product is MPPSTPPPGALDGRRIRAAIVGLGAIGRGSHLTALRQLTAEGETEVVAAVDIDATAVEAFCAESGVPHGYTDLERMLAEQRPDLVTICTPPTLHREQSVTALRAGAWVWCEKPPMPTLADYDAVEAEEGEAAGPYASIVFQHRFGSGTRHVRALLAGQALGRPLVAHCQTTWYRDIAYYAVPWRGRWETEGGGPAMGHGIHQMDLLLDLLGPWSEVRAMAGRLVHDVETEDVSTALVRFESGAMATVVNSVLSPDEVSRIRIDCERATVELTHLYGHANADWRITPAPDVPDDTVAAWRDFGADVPSSHLAQLRELVASMRAGQRPRSSGADGRTSLELIAALYKSAFTDATVRRGEIGPGDPYYTAMHGGAAGWAPAATASDTVADTSTGAGTGTATGVVPGAGATEAGVPA
- a CDS encoding PmoA family protein → MSGDLRIVHAQGDRVTVTDPGTGVELLAYVYRPEAAWEAPRPYIHPLRTLAGDVVTDYRPNDHRWHKGLSLTSSHLSGANLWGGNSYVHGEGYLELPERVGSMAHAGFDELSAEGGRVVIAERLTWHPHSGELWAEEARRIEVHDVDPDSGSWALTWSSAVTNRRDDPLRFGSPTTAGRELAGYTGLFWRGPRAFRDGRIIGPQGEGPGLMASQSPWLALSGEHDGTDGHATVVFAHAPENDHRGARGTHPAHWFVRNEPFAGIAPSWAFFDELELAPGDTLDRRYRVVVADGAWEREEIAGYLEAHPW
- a CDS encoding cupin domain-containing protein produces the protein MVSGFGGLPGGVAVSRLRVYDWPGADGLRGGTPHLHLTCSEGYVVTGGRGAVQTLTSAGYQVAPLGPGTVAWFTPGTVHRLVNDDDLRITVLMQNSGLPEAGDAVLTLPPEYLTDSATYAAATVIPAGAPREEQARFVRARRDLALEGYRALREASDGPAALAAFHRAAAALVEPRLAEWRERWLGGALAAARATGEQLGRLSAGDASHLAEAAVRAEEPAAREKFGMCGWLDTYAVQ
- a CDS encoding winged helix-turn-helix transcriptional regulator, giving the protein MAASKNPRPCSIADALALVGEKYSLLVLREVCLGNGRFDQLVRNIGAPRDILATRLRRLVDAGILAKRAYSERPQRFEYRPTPAGLELEPVLMTLMAWGDRHLNKEDRPMVLEHNCGQTLVPVVNCSACGHEVRHEDLVPHPQAPGWTVTGPSAA